From the genome of Populus alba chromosome 10, ASM523922v2, whole genome shotgun sequence, one region includes:
- the LOC118045655 gene encoding zinc finger protein JAGGED, giving the protein MRQENNPLDLNNLPEDYSRDGKQVLDEGSSSGYRKKKSGAKNGKEECGKVYECRFCSLKFCKSQALGGHMNRHRQERETETLNRARQLVFNSDTLAAPAGHPGCHPMGTGSYIPAGNIGDPFRSVYPPRMFPGSSSTLLPAPQNQHPHQSYLYTPPSRLPAYNSQYPQHPINDYYIGHVLNNTSQTYPSHQNMNYNMGGSESNYTCIGAPVGHGGFGPGSSRSTEGSGRDGSLSNQEEGLNWGRNHAAGGRQQQCLDHPSSINRFQDGF; this is encoded by the exons AT GAGACAAGAGAATAACCCATTAGACCTCAACAACTTGCCTGAGGATTACTCTAGAGATGGTAAACAAGTCCTTGATGAAGGCTCCTCCTCTG gctacaggaaaaagaaaagcgGCGCTAAGAATGGGAAAGAAGAGTGTGGTAAGGTCTATGAGTGTAGGTTTTGTTCCCTCAAGTTCTGCAAATCTCAAGCTCTTGGAGGGCACATGAACCGACACAGACAAG AGAGGGAGACAGAAACGTTGAACCGGGCTCGCCAACTGGTGTTCAATAGTGATACTTTAGCAGCCCCTGCGGGTCATCCAGG CTGCCATCCGATGGGAACAGGGAGCTACATTCCAGCAGGCAACATTGGAGATCCATTTAGATCTGTGTACCCACCAAGAATGTTCCCTGGCTCTTCATCAACTCTCTTACCAGCACCACAAAATCAACATCCTCATCAATCATATCTATACACGCCTCCTTCACGCCTCCCGGCTTATAACTCGCAGTATCCTCAACATCCCATCAACGATTACTACATCGGACATGTACTGAACAACACTTCACAAACATACCCTTCCCACCAGAACATGAACTACAACATGGGTGGCTCAGAATCCAATTACACTTGCATTGGTGCACCGGTAGGTCATGGTGGGTTCGGACCTGGTTCAAGCCGTAGCACGGAAGGGAGTGGTAGAGATGGATCACTGAGCAATCAGGAGGAAGGTTTGAATTGGGGAAGGAACCATGCAGCAGGAGGTCGACAGCAGCAGTGTTTGGATCATCCTTCATCGATCAATCGGTTTCAAGATGGGTTTtaa
- the LOC118045378 gene encoding uncharacterized protein isoform X1 — MNHCAIQQNAFSTRDEIRSSVSVPVSDRRDPVVCPKPRRFGLLNNHPARSIRFQLSHQSELCDSKAGNEFLDIILTKVGGYGVDNQSFCKQVASSPPPFFCGSPPSRVANPLIQDARFGDEKFTPLSPVTPIPPAMDFSSSSSSPRKGGLVRANFGNKPVVRIEGFDCLDRDRRNCSIPALA; from the exons ATGAATCACTGTGCGATCCAACAAAACGCTTTTTCAACCCGGGACGAGATTCGGAGCTCCGTTTCAGTTCCAGTCTCGGACAGGAGAGACCCAGTGGTTTGCCCCAAACCCAGACGGTTCGGTCTGTTAAACAACCACCCTGCCAGGTCTATCAGATTTCAGCTCAG CCACCAATCAGAGCTTTGTGATTCAAAAGCAGGGAATGAGTTTTTGGACATAATCCTCACCAAggta GGTGGTTATGGTGTGGATAATCAATCTTTTTGCAAACAAGTAGCCTCGTCGCCGCCCCCATTTTTTTGCGGGTCGCCGCCAAGCAGAGTAGCTAACCCATTAATTCAAGATGCTAGATTTGGGGATGAGAAATTCACCCCGCTCTCACCGGTCACGCCTATTCCACCTGCGATGGatttttcatcttcatcatcatctccaAGGAAAGGAGGATTGGTTCGGGCAAATTTTGGAAACAAACCAGTGGTGAGAATTGAGGGGTTTGATTGCCTTGACAGGGATCGTAGAAATTGCAGCATTCCTGCTTTGGCTTAA
- the LOC118045378 gene encoding uncharacterized protein isoform X2, with amino-acid sequence MNHCAIQQNAFSTRDEIRSSVSVPVSDRRDPVVCPKPRRFGLLNNHPARSIRFQLSHQSELCDSKAGNEFLDIILTKGGYGVDNQSFCKQVASSPPPFFCGSPPSRVANPLIQDARFGDEKFTPLSPVTPIPPAMDFSSSSSSPRKGGLVRANFGNKPVVRIEGFDCLDRDRRNCSIPALA; translated from the exons ATGAATCACTGTGCGATCCAACAAAACGCTTTTTCAACCCGGGACGAGATTCGGAGCTCCGTTTCAGTTCCAGTCTCGGACAGGAGAGACCCAGTGGTTTGCCCCAAACCCAGACGGTTCGGTCTGTTAAACAACCACCCTGCCAGGTCTATCAGATTTCAGCTCAG CCACCAATCAGAGCTTTGTGATTCAAAAGCAGGGAATGAGTTTTTGGACATAATCCTCACCAAg GGTGGTTATGGTGTGGATAATCAATCTTTTTGCAAACAAGTAGCCTCGTCGCCGCCCCCATTTTTTTGCGGGTCGCCGCCAAGCAGAGTAGCTAACCCATTAATTCAAGATGCTAGATTTGGGGATGAGAAATTCACCCCGCTCTCACCGGTCACGCCTATTCCACCTGCGATGGatttttcatcttcatcatcatctccaAGGAAAGGAGGATTGGTTCGGGCAAATTTTGGAAACAAACCAGTGGTGAGAATTGAGGGGTTTGATTGCCTTGACAGGGATCGTAGAAATTGCAGCATTCCTGCTTTGGCTTAA